From the genome of Ectobacillus sp. JY-23, one region includes:
- a CDS encoding YqhG family protein, translated as MQQHEIHHYLHRFFTANHCEVLAQTDYHLDVQLTIEMDKLLMNRPFYWHYLEKTGGVPNPMRLTFITDQNKAPEDLKGEPIHYGSPRLHQIFGVSRNLGSYIRMYERVHAQGQQTPLHPWLGVNIKVSYQCDRKKDTLYSLGLHLLTGTMVNNFHETLQQVPLTPKIPDFCFTLSPIIKPQSGIKRVEEALKSIISQEDHTWATEARKRWNHDLQLLHKFYEDKEELPDSFEVEKQALKEQYEPQIVMQVINAGLFYLSPRYIQ; from the coding sequence ATGCAGCAACATGAAATTCATCACTACTTACATCGTTTTTTTACTGCTAACCACTGTGAAGTTCTCGCGCAAACAGATTATCATCTAGATGTGCAGCTTACAATTGAAATGGACAAACTGCTCATGAACAGACCGTTTTATTGGCATTATTTAGAGAAAACCGGAGGCGTACCAAATCCAATGCGCCTTACATTTATCACAGATCAAAATAAAGCTCCCGAAGATTTGAAGGGCGAACCTATTCACTATGGCTCGCCTCGTTTACATCAAATTTTTGGCGTGTCACGAAATCTAGGCTCTTATATACGTATGTATGAACGTGTACACGCACAAGGGCAACAAACGCCTCTACATCCATGGCTTGGTGTAAATATAAAGGTCTCGTATCAATGTGATAGAAAAAAAGATACGCTGTATTCACTCGGTCTTCATCTGTTAACAGGAACGATGGTGAACAATTTTCATGAAACATTGCAGCAGGTTCCGCTTACACCGAAAATCCCTGACTTTTGCTTTACACTCAGTCCCATCATTAAGCCACAAAGCGGCATAAAACGGGTGGAAGAGGCTTTAAAATCAATCATCTCCCAGGAAGATCACACGTGGGCAACTGAAGCTAGAAAGCGTTGGAACCACGATTTACAGCTACTTCACAAGTTTTATGAGGATAAGGAAGAGCTACCCGATAGCTTTGAAGTAGAAAAACAAGCGCTCAAAGAACAGTACGAGCCGCAAATCGTTATGCAAGTGATTAATGCAGGGTTATTTTATTTATCACCTCGGTACATACAGTAG
- a CDS encoding DEAD/DEAH box helicase has translation MNVTITTDSSWYDEFLQRVMEDGPWTNWELYNLAYETEKQLLIPSFEGLQAPSFLPELTILPHQFEVARTVLEEMNGKAILADEVGLGKTIEAGLILKEYMIRGLVKKVLILVPASLVSQWAYELNTKFHIPAVAQKKSYSWEQVDVIVSSIDTAKRAPHRDIVLGQEYDLIIIDEAHKLKNNKTKNYEFAQLLKKRFCLLLTATPVQNKIEEIFNLVSLLKPGHLGNQSNFDEYYASKNRTLETDQHLKELINGVMVRNRRNDTGIEWPKRHVYTEFVEFNNEERALYTAIENWKGNAYSSAFSALTLKREACSSREAVYFSLQKLVEKRTKEDPAYEVDPYIHLLMNHVNSIPFNSKAKRILEIIREIDDKVVIFTEYRASQMYLQWFLKQNGISSVPFRGGFKRGKKDWMKELFQNHAQVLIATEAGGEGINLQFCNYMINYDLPWNPMRLEQRIGRIHRLGQQNDVHIYNMATKHTVEEHILKLLYEKIDLFERVIGELDEILTRIDMKNIEDHIQDIFAHAKSDGEIRIKMDNLTSIIDFARRHDTGVDRYAAT, from the coding sequence ATGAACGTGACAATCACAACGGATTCATCTTGGTACGACGAATTTCTGCAGCGCGTAATGGAAGATGGTCCTTGGACAAATTGGGAGTTATATAATTTGGCTTATGAAACGGAAAAGCAACTTCTTATTCCTTCTTTCGAAGGCTTACAGGCTCCGTCTTTTTTACCTGAGCTCACCATTTTACCGCATCAATTTGAAGTTGCACGTACTGTACTTGAAGAAATGAACGGAAAAGCAATCTTGGCTGATGAGGTGGGTCTTGGCAAAACCATTGAAGCCGGACTTATTTTAAAAGAATATATGATTCGTGGCCTTGTAAAAAAAGTATTGATACTTGTACCCGCTTCTTTAGTATCTCAATGGGCTTATGAATTGAATACAAAGTTTCACATCCCGGCGGTAGCTCAGAAAAAAAGCTATTCGTGGGAGCAAGTAGATGTTATTGTGTCCTCTATTGATACCGCCAAACGAGCGCCGCACCGAGATATCGTACTGGGCCAGGAATACGATTTAATCATTATTGATGAAGCGCATAAGTTAAAAAACAATAAAACAAAAAACTATGAATTTGCACAGCTTTTAAAGAAACGATTTTGCTTATTGTTAACCGCAACACCTGTACAAAACAAAATCGAAGAAATTTTTAATCTTGTTTCATTACTAAAGCCCGGTCATTTAGGTAATCAGTCGAACTTTGACGAATATTATGCTTCTAAAAATAGGACACTCGAAACCGATCAGCATTTAAAAGAACTAATAAACGGTGTTATGGTACGCAATCGGCGCAACGACACTGGCATTGAATGGCCAAAGCGCCATGTATACACCGAATTTGTGGAATTTAATAATGAAGAGCGCGCATTATACACAGCCATCGAAAATTGGAAAGGAAATGCCTATTCTTCAGCTTTTTCCGCGTTAACATTAAAGCGAGAAGCATGCAGTAGCAGAGAAGCCGTGTATTTTTCCTTACAAAAGCTAGTAGAAAAACGTACTAAAGAAGACCCAGCTTATGAAGTCGATCCTTACATTCACCTATTAATGAACCACGTTAATAGCATTCCTTTTAATTCAAAAGCAAAGCGGATTTTAGAAATCATTAGAGAGATTGACGATAAAGTGGTCATTTTTACGGAATACCGAGCTTCACAAATGTACTTACAATGGTTCTTAAAGCAAAATGGCATTTCTTCCGTCCCATTCCGCGGGGGATTTAAGCGTGGAAAAAAAGATTGGATGAAAGAGCTCTTCCAAAACCATGCACAAGTATTAATCGCTACAGAAGCCGGTGGAGAAGGTATCAATCTCCAGTTTTGTAACTATATGATTAATTATGATTTACCCTGGAACCCAATGCGTCTTGAACAGCGCATCGGCCGTATTCATCGCCTTGGTCAACAAAATGATGTTCATATTTACAATATGGCGACAAAGCATACGGTCGAAGAGCATATTTTAAAACTTTTGTATGAAAAAATTGATTTATTTGAGCGTGTGATTGGTGAATTAGATGAAATCTTGACACGTATTGATATGAAAAATATTGAAGATCACATTCAAGACATTTTTGCCCATGCCAAAAGCGATGGAGAAATTCGCATTAAAATGGATAATTTGACATCTATTATTGACTTTGCCCGACGTCACGATACAGGAGTTGATCGCTATGCAGCAACATGA
- the gcvT gene encoding glycine cleavage system aminomethyltransferase GcvT, translated as MTLQRTPLFDVYAKYGAKTIDFGGWDLPVQFSSIKEEHEAVRTAAGLFDVSHMGEIEVKGTDSLVYLQRMLTNDIALLKDGGAQYTAMCYEDGGTVDDLLVYKKADHDYLLVVNAANLVKDYDWLVSHVQGDVTVTNVSEEIAQLALQGPKAESILQKLTEQDLTEIKFFKFKDNVEIKGIPALVSRTGYTGEDGFEIYCKSEDAAQLWDSILEVGREEGLQPCGLGARDTLRFEATLPLYGQELTKDITPIEAGIGFAVKPNKEADFIGKAVLKAQKENGTKRKLVGIEMLDRGIPRSHYEVFKSGVKIGEVTSGTQSPGSKRNIGLALLELEYTELGTEVEVQIRGKLAKAVVVPTPFYKRSK; from the coding sequence ATGACTTTACAACGTACACCGCTGTTTGACGTGTATGCTAAGTACGGCGCAAAAACAATCGACTTTGGCGGTTGGGATTTGCCCGTTCAATTTTCAAGCATTAAAGAGGAGCATGAAGCCGTTCGAACGGCCGCAGGACTTTTTGACGTATCTCACATGGGAGAAATTGAAGTAAAAGGAACTGACAGCTTGGTCTATTTACAACGTATGCTGACAAATGATATCGCACTCTTAAAAGATGGTGGTGCGCAATATACAGCAATGTGTTATGAAGACGGCGGTACAGTAGATGATCTATTGGTTTACAAAAAAGCAGATCATGATTACTTGTTGGTTGTGAATGCTGCGAATCTTGTAAAAGATTATGATTGGCTTGTTTCACATGTACAGGGAGATGTAACAGTAACAAATGTTTCCGAAGAAATTGCGCAATTGGCTCTGCAAGGACCAAAAGCAGAATCTATTTTACAAAAGCTTACAGAACAAGATTTGACAGAAATTAAATTTTTTAAATTTAAAGATAATGTGGAGATCAAAGGTATTCCTGCTCTTGTATCTCGTACGGGCTATACAGGAGAAGATGGCTTTGAAATCTATTGCAAAAGCGAAGATGCAGCTCAGCTATGGGATAGTATACTAGAAGTTGGACGAGAAGAAGGCTTACAGCCCTGCGGATTGGGTGCGCGTGATACACTGCGATTTGAAGCAACGCTACCTTTATATGGTCAAGAGTTGACAAAAGATATTACGCCAATTGAAGCGGGAATTGGCTTTGCAGTAAAGCCAAATAAAGAAGCTGATTTCATCGGCAAAGCTGTGTTAAAGGCCCAAAAAGAAAATGGTACGAAACGCAAGTTAGTAGGTATTGAGATGCTTGACCGCGGTATTCCGCGCAGTCACTATGAAGTGTTCAAAAGCGGCGTTAAAATCGGGGAAGTAACGAGCGGTACGCAATCACCAGGCAGCAAAAGAAATATTGGTCTTGCATTGCTTGAGCTAGAATATACAGAGTTAGGTACAGAAGTAGAGGTACAAATCCGCGGAAAGCTTGCTAAGGCAGTTGTTGTACCAACACCATTCTATAAGCGTTCTAAGTAA